A window from Solanum stenotomum isolate F172 chromosome 7, ASM1918654v1, whole genome shotgun sequence encodes these proteins:
- the LOC125870487 gene encoding probable LRR receptor-like serine/threonine-protein kinase At1g67720, which yields MGTGVFIFFVWFAVFLLINGSQAQPGFVSLDCGGKDNFTDELGLKWTPDTQMISGNIANISVANETRTQYMALRYFPADNRKYCYTLDVIPRNRYLVRATFLYGNFDKDNVYPKFDISLGATHWTTIVISDANTMEYQEVIFLAKEPSVSVCLSNATTGLPFISTLELRHFNGSIYMTEFENDFFMSVSARINFGAQSDDPVRYPDDPFDRIWASDTIKKANYLVDVAAGTERVSTKMPIDVNTLNGEMPPQKAMQTAVVGRNGSLTYRLNLDGFPGFGWAFTYFAEIEDLKPGDSRKFRLVLPGAPDISKLVVNIQENAHGKYRLYEPGYFNLSLPFVLSFRFGKTSDSTMGPLLNAMEVNRYVKRTDGSLDGPVISSLVSHYSSANLINEGGDPCLPVPWSWIRCDSDIRPRITSIKLSGKNLTGNIPSELTKLSGLVELWLDGNSLTGPIPDFSGCPNLQIIHLENNQLSGQLPSTLEDLSNLKELYVQNNMLTGSVPSGLRDNGVILNYTGNFNLHEGETSRSRKKIIIGSSVGASALLLATIASCILLQKGKKSSPKQGHLEMNLPPQRFVSSLGDAATEAAHCFTLAELEEATKNFERKVGSGGFGVVYYGKLKDGKEIAVKLLTNNSFQGKREFSNEVALLSRIHHRNLVQFLGFCQEDGKSILVYEFMHNGTLKEHLYGPQLPDRSINWIRRLEIAEDSAKGIEYLHTGCVPSIIHRDVKTSNILLDKNTRAKVSDFGLSKLAVDGASHVSSIVRGTVGYLDPEYYISQQLTDKSDVYSFGVILLELISGQEAISNENFGHNCRNIVQWAKLHIESGDIQGIIDPALHNDYDIQSIWKIAEKALMCVQPHGNMRPSISEVIKEIQDAIAIERGAEAVKEGSSDDISRHSMHSSLHAGSMDLGASDHYLSIDESITRPAAR from the exons ATGGGTACTGGAGTTTTCATCTTCTTTGTTTGGTTTGCTGTTTTTCTTCTCATTAATGGCAGCCAAGCACAGCCAG GTTTTGTAAGTTTAGATTGTGGAGGCAAAGACAACTTCACAGATGAACTTGGTCTTAAATGGACTCCTGATACTCAAATGATTAGCGGAAATATAGCCAATATCTCTGTTGCAAATGAGACAAGGACACAGTATATGGCCTTAAGATACTTTCCAGCCGATAACAGGAAGTATTGCTATACACTTGATGTGATTCCCCGAAACAGGTACCTTGTAAGAGCAACTTTTCTATATGGAAACTTTGATAAGGACAATGTTTACCCAAAGTTTGATATCTCACTTGGGGCAACTCATTGGACTACAATAGTTATATCTGATGCTAATACAATGGAGTACCAAGAGGTAATATTTCTAGCCAAGGAACCTTCCGTAAGTGTCTGTTTATCCAATGCAACCACTGGGCTGCCCTTCATTTCTACACTTGAGCTCCGACATTTTAATGGTTCAATATATATGACTGAATTTGAGAATGATTTTTTCATGAGCGTCTCTGCTAGGATAAATTTTGGCGCACAGAGTGATGATCCTGTCAG GTACCCTGATGACCCATTCGATAGAATATGGGCATCTGACACCATAAAAAAAGCCAATTACCTTGTTGATGTGGCTGCTGGTACTGAAAGAGTTTCAACCAAAATGCCAATTGATGTGAATACCTTAAATGGTGAGATGCCTCCTCAGAAAGCAATGCAGACTGCTGTAGTAGGAAGAAATGGCTCGTTAACTTATCGTCTGAATCTCGATGGTTTCCCTGGTTTTGGTTGGGCATTTACTTATTTTGCTGAAATTGAGGATTTGAAACCTGGTGATAGTAGGAAATTCCGGTTGGTTCTCCCGGGAGCTCCTGATATCAGCAAGCTTGTTGTTAATATCCAAGAGAATGCCCATGGGAAATATCGTTTATATGAGCCTGGCTACTTCAACTTGTCGTTGCCCTTTGTATTATCTTTTCGTTTCGGAAAGACATCCGATTCCACGATGGGGCCTCTCTTGAATGCTATGGAAGTAAACAGATATGTAAAGAGAACTGATGGCTCTTTAGACG GACCAGTTATTTCTAGTTTAGTCTCGCACTACTCTTCTGCCAATTTGATAAACGAAGGTGGTGACCCATGCTTACCAGTCCCATGGTCCTGGATCCGTTGTGACTCAGATATCagaccaagaataacatcaat TAAATTGTCTGGAAAAAATTTGACTGGAAATATTCCGTCGGAGTTGACAAAGTTGAGCGGCTTAGTTGAGct CTGGCTGGATGGGAATTCACTGACTGGTCCAATACCCGATTTTAGCGGATGTCCCAACTTACAGATAAT ACATCTTGAGAACAATCAGTTGAGTGGACAGCTTCCTTCAACCTTAGAAGACCTATCAAATTTGAAAGAACT GTACGTGCAGAACAACATGCTAACTGGAAGTGTGCCATCTGGTCTTCGTGATAACGGTGTGATTTTGAA TTACACTGGAAACTTTAATCTTCACGAAGGGGAAACCAGTCGCAGCCGCAAGAAAATCATTATTGGATCATCAGTTGGGGCTTCTGCTCTTCTTCTTGCTACTATTGCCTCTTGCATACTACtgcaaaaagggaaaaaaagctCTCCTAAGCAAG GCCACCTCGAGATGAATTTACCTCCTCAAAGGTTTGTCTCTTCCTTGGGAGATGCTGCAACAGAAGCAGCACACTGCTTTACATTAGCTGAACTTGAAGAAGCGACCAagaactttgaaagaaaggttGGATCAGGGGGATTTGGAGTTGTATACTATGGGAAATTGAAGGACGGGAAGGAAATTGCTGTCAAACTTCTTACAAATAATTCCTTTCAGGGGAAGCGAGAGTTCTCAAATGAG GTCGCTCTGCTTTCAAGAATTCATCACAGAAACCTTGTACAGTTTCTAGGATTTTGTCAGGAAGATGGGAAGAGTATCCTTGTGTACGAATTCATGCATAATGGAACTCTTAAAGAACACCTCTATG GTCCTCAATTACCTGATCGAAGTATTAACTGGATCAGGCGCCTTGAGATTGCTGAAGATTCTGCAAAAG GAATCGAATATCTTCACACGGGATGTGTCCCATCCATCATCCACAGAGATGTGAAAACTAGCAATATTCTGCTGGACAAGAATACGAGAGCAAAGGTTTCAGATTTTGGTCTCTCCAAACTTGCAGTAGATGGAGCTTCTCATGTGTCAAGCATAGTCCGTGGAACTGTAGGATATCTGGATCCCGA ATATTACATTTCCCAGCAGTTGACGGACAAAAGTGACGTTTACAGTTTTGGTGTCATTCTCTTGGAGTTAATATCTGGCCAAGAagcaatatctaatgaaaatttTGGTCACAATTGCCGTAATATAGTCCAGTGG GCGAAACTACACATTGAGAGTGGGGACATTCAGGGCATCATTGACCCCGCTTTACACAATGATTATGACATCCAATCAATTTGGAAGATAGCTGAGAAAGCTTTGATGTGTGTCCAACCTCATGGAAACATGAGACCATCGATATCAGAAGTTATCAAAGAAATCCAGGATGCAATTGCAATCGAAAGAGGCGCGGAAGCAGTAAAGGAAGGTAGTTCAGATGACATATCCAGGCATTCGATGCATTCCTCCCTACATGCGGGTTCAATGGACCTAGGTGCAAGTGACCATTACTTGTCCATTGATGAATCTATCACAAGACCAGCAGCTCGATAA